The Intestinibaculum porci DNA window TGATCGTTTCCACCATATGGACAGGGATACGGATCGTACGCGCCTGATCGGCAATCGCACGGGTGATCGCCTGACGAATCCACCAAGTGGCATAGGTTGAGAACTTAAAGCCTTTGGTATAATCGAATTTTTCCACGGCTTTGATCAGACCCATATTCCCTTCCTGAATCAGGTCTAAGAATAACATACCACGACCAACATAACGTTTCGCAATCGAAACGACTAATCGTAAGTTGGCAGCGGCTAATTTCTTTTTTGCTTCTTCGCCTACCTGGCCGCCTTCAAGAATCTGTTTTGCTAATTCGATTTCCTGTTCATGCGTTAATAAGTCAACACGACCAATTTCTTTTAAGTACATTTTGACAGGGTCATTGATTTTAACGTTTGAACCAAGCTGATTGGCATCATCTTCTTTATCATCACCGGTCATCATCGAAATGGTATCACCCATATCCAGATCCGTTGAGAAGTCTAAATCAGGCGTATCATCATCTTCGGCTCCTGTGCCGTCATCATCAAGACCTAAATCTAATTCTAAGCCTTCTAAATCATCTAAGTCATCATCTGACCCTTTCATGATTTCATTGTCATCAATATCAATATCTAAATCTTCTTCAGATAATAAGTTGTTTTCTGAAATATAAGATAAAAGTTCTTCTGATGATTCATCATCCAGATCATATTTATCAAGGAAGGCATCTAAGTCATCCTGGGTTAACTGCCCGCCACGAATCTGGGCATTTTCTTTGATCATGTATTTTAAATCATCAAATGTCATTGCTTTTGCTGGTTTCTTTTCGCTCATACGTTCTCCTTTTGTAAATTAATAATTTCATCTACAATCTGCGCGCGGGCTTTCGGATCTAAGACATCCTTGAGCTGCTCTAAAAGCTGATTCTTCTTCAGCTTCATCGCGTTCTTTGAAATAATTGTTATATAGTCATTAATCGCTTTTTCATCACTCGGTAAGGGTAAATGAAGATCATCGACCTGGGAAAGGGTCTGCACTAACTGTGGGTGATCGGGTCCGATAATATCCATCAGCGTCGCCACATCAAGTTTGACATGATGGCGGTAGTAGTCTACGACATACGAAGCGATCACGCGATATTCTTCGTTATACATAAAGCCTAACTTCGCTTCATATAAATCCGCTACCGCTTTTTCATTTAACATGTAATACAGTAAATTACGTTCCGCCAGTTCATATTTATTATGAACAATGTTAGCCACGTTCTGGAAACTGCGGGCAAACTGCGTATTCACCTGACGATTGAAATCAATCGTCGGTACTTCCCGCAAGGTTGCATCATTCACCGCTTCCTTCACGATATCTAGCGAGAAATCCGTCAGTTTAGAGAGTTTCTCGATATAGTGTTCCCGATCAATCCGATCGGTCAGTTTAGCGATCGCTTTAATGCCGGCATCAAGCAGGCTGCGGCGATCATCATAGTTCCGTAAATCACGTTTTGAAGATTCATAGATTAACATGAAATCAATCAGCGACAAACGATCTTTGAGGACCGCATCTAAGGCATCCTGCCCTTCACTGCTGTAAATCTCATCCGGGTCCCGGCCTTCCGGTAAAAGAATCAGTTTCACATCAAAGCCTTGTTCATCAAGAAAGGCGGCAGCTTTATAAGCAGCGGCCTGCCCTGGCGCATCGCCATCAAGACATAAGACGATATTCTTCGTTAATTTCTTTAACATCCGAATATGTCCCTGCGTTAACGCCGTTCCCATTAAGGCAATGCAGTTTTCATGATGGGCGCGGCTCATCGCGATGACATCCATGAAGCCTTCGTTAATATATACAAAGCCTTCTTTTTTCACAGCATCCTTGCAGCGATGATAGTTATAGAGCACCTGTCCTTTAATGAAGATATCGGACTCTGGCGAGTTCATATACTTAGCGCCTTCCTGACCATTTTTATAAATACGTCCAGAAAAGCCTACAACACGGCCATATTCATCATGCAAAGCGAACATCACACGATCGTTAAAGCGATCGTAATGACGCTGTGATTCGATGACTAAGCCAGATTTCTCCATATCGATTTCCTGATATCCCATATGTTTAAACGCTTCATACAAAACATTTTTACTAGGGGCATAACCGACATCAAAACGTTTGATCAGTTCCTCATCAAAACCACGCTTAGCGAGATAATCACGCGCTAATGTTCCGGATTTGGTGTTGAGATAATAGCTGTAAATACGATTGGCTTCAGTATGCATATCATAATAAACCTTATTTTCTTCCTTCACCGGCTGACTATAAGATTCTAAATGATAGGCTGATAAATCAACATGACCGATTTCGGCGACCATTTTGACGGCTTCAATCCATTCAATGTGCAGGTAATTCTGTAAGAAGGTAAAGACATTCCCGCCATTATGACAGACGAAGCACATGTAAATCTGTTTCTCCTGAGAAATAGATAAAGAGGGATCACTGTCGTCATGAAATGGACAAAGCGCTTTGTAGCTGCGGCCATGTCGATGCAGAGAGAGATAACGGCCGATCACGTCGACGATATCGACGCTATTGCGGATCTCATCAATCTTCTCCTGAGGTATTCTTGACACACATATCCCTCCTTAAAAATTATAACTGAACTTTTTTCGCAATATAGTCTTTTAACTGATCAATTGGTAAACGGATTTGTTCCATCGTATCACGATCACGAATTGTAACAGCATGATCTTCAGCTGTATCAAAGTCAATTGTGATACAAAGTGGTGTCCCAATCGCATCCTGTCTTCTGTAACGTTTACCGATCTTGCCTGAAACATCATATTCACAGTAGAAGTCTTTAGATAATTCAGCGTAAATCTTTTCGGCTTCTTCCGACTGTTTCTTCGTTAATGGTAAGATGGCTGCTTTAACTGGTGCTAAAGCAGGATGTAAATGCATAACGATACGCGTATCGTTATCTTCTAAGACTTCTTCATCATAGGCATCCGCGAAAACCGATAAGAATAAACGGTCCGCCCCAACCGATGGTTCAATAACATATGGGACATATTTTTCATGAGTCTGAGGATCTAAGTAAGATAAATCTTTCTTAGAATATTCGATATGTCTATTTAAATCGTAATCTGTACGATCGGCGATCCCCCATAATTCACCCCAGCCAAATGGATATTTATATTCAATATCCGTCGTTGCTTTAGAGTAGAATGAAAGTTCTTTCTGATCATGATCACGGAAACGTAAGTTTTCTGGTTTAATGCCTAAGTCATTTAAGAACTTCATGCAATGACTGCGCCAGTAGTTAAACCATTCTAAATCAGTATCTGGTTTGGTGAAGAATTCTAATTCCATCTGTTCGAATTCACGGGTTCTGAAGATGAAGTTACCTGGGGTAATTTCATTACGGAATGATTTCCCAATCTGACCAATACCGAAAGGAATTTTCTTTCTGGTTGTACGCGCCACATTTTTAAAGTTGACGAAAATACCCTGAGCGGTTTCTGGACGTAAGTAAACAGTACTCTTATCATCCTTGACAACACCCATTGATGTTTCGAACATTAATTCAAACTTACGGATATCGGTAAAATCATGTCCGCCGCAGTTTGGACAAGCAATGTTATGTTCCTTGATAAACGCCATCATTTCTGCTGGGGTCCATCCATCGGGATGTAATTCAGGATCATAAGCCTCAATTAATTTATCCGCACGATGTCTGGTTTTGCAGACTTTACAGTCAATTAATGGATCGTTGAAGTTGCCAACGTGTCCTGATGCCTGCCATACCTTTGGATTCATAAAAATTGCCGAATCAATACCGACATTGTATGGAGATTCCTGAATGAATCTCTTCCACCATGCCTGCTTGATATTATTTTTTAACTGAACACCTAGAGGTCCGTAGTCCCATGTATTTGCCAGTCCATCATAGATTTCTGAACCCTGATAGACAAAGCCCTGACCTTTAGCGTGTGCAATGAGTTTATCCATATCTGTATTA harbors:
- the rpoD gene encoding RNA polymerase sigma factor RpoD translates to MSEKKPAKAMTFDDLKYMIKENAQIRGGQLTQDDLDAFLDKYDLDDESSEELLSYISENNLLSEEDLDIDIDDNEIMKGSDDDLDDLEGLELDLGLDDDGTGAEDDDTPDLDFSTDLDMGDTISMMTGDDKEDDANQLGSNVKINDPVKMYLKEIGRVDLLTHEQEIELAKQILEGGQVGEEAKKKLAAANLRLVVSIAKRYVGRGMLFLDLIQEGNMGLIKAVEKFDYTKGFKFSTYATWWIRQAITRAIADQARTIRIPVHMVETINKLTRIQRQLIQELGREPTAEEIAEKMDGMTPEKVREIQKISLEPVSLETPIGEEDDSHLGDFIEDEGAMSPDDYASNELLKDELNEVLLELTDREEKVLRLRFGLDDGRTRTLEEVGKEFNVTRERIRQIEAKALRKLKHPSRSKRLKDFLDR
- the dnaG gene encoding DNA primase; this encodes MSRIPQEKIDEIRNSVDIVDVIGRYLSLHRHGRSYKALCPFHDDSDPSLSISQEKQIYMCFVCHNGGNVFTFLQNYLHIEWIEAVKMVAEIGHVDLSAYHLESYSQPVKEENKVYYDMHTEANRIYSYYLNTKSGTLARDYLAKRGFDEELIKRFDVGYAPSKNVLYEAFKHMGYQEIDMEKSGLVIESQRHYDRFNDRVMFALHDEYGRVVGFSGRIYKNGQEGAKYMNSPESDIFIKGQVLYNYHRCKDAVKKEGFVYINEGFMDVIAMSRAHHENCIALMGTALTQGHIRMLKKLTKNIVLCLDGDAPGQAAAYKAAAFLDEQGFDVKLILLPEGRDPDEIYSSEGQDALDAVLKDRLSLIDFMLIYESSKRDLRNYDDRRSLLDAGIKAIAKLTDRIDREHYIEKLSKLTDFSLDIVKEAVNDATLREVPTIDFNRQVNTQFARSFQNVANIVHNKYELAERNLLYYMLNEKAVADLYEAKLGFMYNEEYRVIASYVVDYYRHHVKLDVATLMDIIGPDHPQLVQTLSQVDDLHLPLPSDEKAINDYITIISKNAMKLKKNQLLEQLKDVLDPKARAQIVDEIINLQKENV
- a CDS encoding glycine--tRNA ligase, which translates into the protein MANTDMDKLIAHAKGQGFVYQGSEIYDGLANTWDYGPLGVQLKNNIKQAWWKRFIQESPYNVGIDSAIFMNPKVWQASGHVGNFNDPLIDCKVCKTRHRADKLIEAYDPELHPDGWTPAEMMAFIKEHNIACPNCGGHDFTDIRKFELMFETSMGVVKDDKSTVYLRPETAQGIFVNFKNVARTTRKKIPFGIGQIGKSFRNEITPGNFIFRTREFEQMELEFFTKPDTDLEWFNYWRSHCMKFLNDLGIKPENLRFRDHDQKELSFYSKATTDIEYKYPFGWGELWGIADRTDYDLNRHIEYSKKDLSYLDPQTHEKYVPYVIEPSVGADRLFLSVFADAYDEEVLEDNDTRIVMHLHPALAPVKAAILPLTKKQSEEAEKIYAELSKDFYCEYDVSGKIGKRYRRQDAIGTPLCITIDFDTAEDHAVTIRDRDTMEQIRLPIDQLKDYIAKKVQL